The Devosia sp. genome segment TTGGCTTCACCCCGTGGGGAAAGTCCATTCCGCCGAAAGTCTTCGGCCTTGTCACGCGCCTGGCGCTGATCGGCACCATCTTCTGCGCGGTCCTGGCCTTCAACTGAGCAGTCCCCTCGGCTCAGTAATGCGGCGGCGGCTTGTCCGTCGCCGGATCGGCAATATAGCTGCCCGAGCGGACCTGCTCTTCGAGGAGCGCGAGTTTTCGGGTCAGGAGATCGACGACTTTCCACTGCTCGGTCAGGGCGGCATTGAGCTCCTCGATCGTCTGGTCCTGATAGGCGATGCGCGTCTCCAGCGCCTCGATCCGCTGTTCCATCTCCATCTCCCAGCTTACCAAATCGACCCCAGTTAGCCGCCTTTTGCGGCTCCCTCAAGCCGCTCCGCTTGCGGCGGAGAGATGACGCAAACGGAACTTATCCACAACAATGGCCGTTTCTAGGTGGCAATATGCAATGGGGAGCCGCGAAAATGGCCACCGCAGCAACGTTTACCACCACTGCCTCGACCCAGTCCGTCGTCAGCGCCAATCTGCGTCCGGTTCTGACCATGATCGTCTGCGCCGGT includes the following:
- a CDS encoding SlyX family protein, giving the protein MEMEQRIEALETRIAYQDQTIEELNAALTEQWKVVDLLTRKLALLEEQVRSGSYIADPATDKPPPHY